The genomic DNA TCCCGAATTTGAGCCGAATCCGGATTTGCTGTAGCGCAAATTGGATGAAAGCGAGGTGCGTTCAGTGGCTGAGTACGTCGCATTGAGGGTGGTGGCGATGCTGTCTTGGTTCACCCGTGTGCCGGTCTGCATGGCTGTCAGAGTTGAGTTATTGTAACTTTGCTGCAATTGTAAATTCAATTTGGAGAAAGGCCAGAACAGTGATCCGCTAAATTGGCCGAAGTTAAACGTATTGTATCTCGAATCATGCATAAAAACTTCGCCATTAGGCGCATAAGCAATCTGCAACATTTTTCTCCCTGCCGCAATGGGGCCACCATACGAGAGATCAAACGACGGGGAAAAATTCCAGATAAAATCCGGCTGTTTGACACCCGCACTCCCGTGCGCATTATCATCAAACGTGATGCCCGTCGAAAAAGCGGGGCGCAATTCAAACGGTCCAAGCGCAATGAAGTTACCGGTTTTTTGGGGATCAAGCAGCTCCAAGGGAACATACTGCGGCAAAGTATATTGTGCGTGAGCCACAAACACGGCAAAAGCAGCCAACGAATAAAAAAGACTTCGCGTGGTAGCTGCCATTACCGTAATGAAATGCTAAAATTATGATTCATCAATTGCATCAAGCACGTATATAGCAGCTAATCTGTCTCCTGTAAATCGGTATTTATCCCGACTCCTTGCTCCGAAAATATTGAGCTAAATTCCAGCAAGCAGAGTTACAATGCACCATCCCACCGGTCATCCTCACCACTAGCTGCAAAAACAGCTCACCGTTACAACGCTGCCTTAAAGCGGATTGCAAGATTGCACCTTCCTTGGTCGATAACCACGAACAGGGCAATACAACCAAGCCGGGTTACCGCCGTTTGGAACGGAACCAGAACATCAGCGCTAGCCCCAAACCACTCAAGGCATAGACGCCCGGTTCCGGCACCGATGTCCCAGCAAACTCCGCGCCAAAATTTATGTTCATGGAATTCGTGCTGGTACGCAAACCCCACGAACTACCATTGTTAATCCAATAACTCGTCAATGTGTTGCCTACGGTGGGAGGCGAGAACAAGTCCACACCGGCAGTAGCCCCGCCGCCCAATCCTGAAAACTGAACCGTCCAAGTAAAACTGTTCGGCACCAACAACCCGGAACCAAAATCAGTGTCGAAAATCAGCAAACTCTTGGATGTGGCGCTAACAGCAAAGGGGGTGCTATCAAATAACAGCGATCCGGGCATCTTAAATGTGGAATCCCAGTTGACACCGTCATTGGCATAGAAACGAACCTGAGCTTGTTCGCCGCCGCTAAAATTCACTCCCCAATATTCAAATGAGAAACTGGTTATTTTAGCTGGCAGCCCGCCAGCCAAGATAACCTGATTACCCACTTCAGAAGTCTCCGTGTTAAAGCGAGTCGCCAAATCGTTGGCCGTGTTTGAATACAGAGTGGTCTGAGCGGATGCCGAAAGCACCCCAACCGCCATGATTCCGACAGTCATTACGACATCGGAAAAGTAGAAATGTATGCTCTTCATAAATTTTAAATGCTAAAATTAGTAAACGTTACCGAGTTTTTTGCAGTGCCACTGCAAGACCATGAAAATGAAAATCCTCCGAAATTTTGTCTGAATTCGGCACATGCGTTGTCCATGTTCTCTGCTTGTTCACTTCCATCATAACCTGCGAGCATAGCCTCACACGAAAAGGTACTGAATGACAAGATATTTCATCAAACGCTGCATTTTTTGATGTAAGCGTTACATTTTTTACCATATTCGCGTCATTCTTACATTCTGCATGGATGAAACTCATATCAAGGCTGGTCGCCACGCAAAACACACGGCTGCCGTCATCAGACGCGACATTCGCAGTGAAAAGAAAGATTTTAGGCAATCGCCAGTAGTAAGTAATCTTCGGAAATACGTCTTTTCCACAAAACGGACGGCGTCTATACCAAAACACGCACGAACACTGCATCAGGAGGATTTTAACAAATGCTTGGACGGCAGGGCAACATAAGCTTGCAGACGCGGCACGTTGGGAATAACGACTACCCGAATGAATTATGACAAAGGTGGTAGTTTCTGACTACTTCGCGTTACCTGATGGGGAAGTGGTAGCGATTACTTCCATGCACCAACCGCCGGACCGGCACACCGTATCTGCTAACTGAGTTTTTTAACAAACCCTCGGTTGTTTTCCCACTATCCTGACTTCATGCTCTCCAGTTCCTTGACTTGTACGACGCCGAAACCTATAACGACCGCATGATTTTGGACAATCTCAGTCAATGGCACCGGTACACAGCGCTTGGAACCCGCTTTGAAAAAGCCTTCCACTACTTGGAAACGGTCAGCCCAGATACCCCGTTGGGTCGCTACGATCTCGAAGGGGAGGAACTCTTCGCCATGGTGTCCGCCTATCCAACGCGCTCCGCTGATCAGTTCAAATTTGAAGCACACCGCCGCTATGCCGACGTACAATTCATCGTGGCCGGGCGGGAGCGGATTCTCTGGGTGCCGTTGGCGTCGTTGCCCACGGTAACCGAGGCCTACAATGCGGAAAAGGACATCCTGTTCTGCGCACCGCCGACCTCCCATATCCCCCTGAATATGGCCGCCGGGCAATTTGCCGTGTTCTTTCCAGAAGATGGCCACGCGCCAGGCCTCGAGTGGGGCGGCATTGGCGAAGTACTCAAAGTGGTTCTAAAGGTGCGCGTGTGAATACCTCTGCTGACCATGCCAGCTTGGGACCGAATCCCTTTGCCTCGTTGAGCAGCGTCGGTTTGCCGCCCGGGCCAACGGGAAACACCAAAGCGCCGGTCAAGAATCGCGGTCGGGTGGATATTCTGCGCCAAAAGGCGGGGCGCGGCGGCAAAACGGTAACGGTGGTTGCCAACTTTATGGGCATTGGTCTGCCTGAGAAGGAGATGCTCGCCAAAAAGATGCAAAAAGCTTGTGGGGTTGGCGGTACGGTCAAGGATGGCCGGATCGAAATCCAGGGAGATAAGCGGCCGGAGGTTGCCCGCATCCTGACCGAAGCCGGTTTCCGTCCGGTCTTTGCCGGCGGATAATAGTTTGCTTTTTTGCTGGGCAAACGGGCGGCATCTGGTTAAATCCCGCCCGCATGTTGAAAGCTGGTATCGTCGGAATGCCCAATGTCGGCAAATCCACCCTGTTTAACGCAGTCACCCGCACCCGTAAGGCGGAGGCTGCGAATTATCCCTTTTGTACCATTGATCCCAATGTGGGGGTTGTTACCGTCCCGGATGACCGGCTGGCCGTGCTGGCCAAGATTGCGGGGACAAACGTTATTATTCCCGCCGCCGTCGAATTTGTGGACATCGCCGGATTGGTGAAGGGGGCGGCCCAAGGCGAAGGTCTGGGCAACAAATTTCTCAGCCATATTCGCGAGGTGGACGCCTTGGTACAGGTGGTGCGCTGCTTTGAGGATGCCAACATCCATCACGTGGCTGGCACGGTGGACCCGGTGAGGGATATTGGAATCATCAACACGGAGCTGGTTTTGGCCGATCTGGAATCGGTGCAGAAGCGGTTGGAACGCGTGGCGAAGGACGCCAAGCGCGGTGACAAAGCCGCCCTCGCCGAACAAGGTGTGCTGCAAAAGCTCGAACCAGTGCTCGACTCGGGCAAACCGGCGATTCTGGCAGACCTCACCCCGGAAGATAAGGTTCTTTCCCGACCGCTATTCCTGCTCACCGACAAGCCGACGATTTTTGCCTGTAATGTCAAAGAAAACGAATTGGCCACAGCCGACCGCAATCCCTATGTGGTAAAGGTGCGCGAATATGCCCGCACCCACCTGGCCTGCGAAGCGGTGGTCATCAGTGCGCACATCGAGAGCGAGTTGATCGACCTCTCGCTGGAAGAAGCCAAAACCTTCCTGGCAGAGCTTGGCGTGAAGGAGTCCGGGGTGGGAGAACTCATCCGCGCCACCTATCATTTGCTGGGTTTGCGGACCTATTTTACCGCCGGGGAAAAAGAAACACGCGCGTGGACCATCCGCACCGGAGATACGGCACCACAGGCGGCCGGAGTTATCCATACTGATTTTGAACGCGGCTTCATCAAGGCCGAGACGGTGGCCTACACGGATTTGGTGACCTGTGGTTCGGTGGCCGCCGCGCGGGAACAAGGCCTCTACCGCATGGAAGGCAAGGGCTACGTGGTGGAAGACGGGGATGTGATGCTGTTTAAGTTTAACGTATAAAGGCGATTAGAAAAAGTTGCGTATCGCCCAATCCGGTTTATATTATGGTTTGATGGCAAGCTTCCAATTTCTGGTCTTCCATCGTTGATGATTTTACATACAACAGCATGATGAACGTGGATTCCGAATTGGTGAAGTGCCCGGTTGAAACACAGGCGTGGAAAGCGATCGTGGCCAAATATCAACAGCCAACGCTCGCGCGCAGTATTTGGCAGGTGGTCAACACCCTCGTGCCGTTCGCACTCCTCTGGTATTTGATGTATCTCATCCTATCGGTATCGTACTGGCTTTTAGTGCCGCTGGTGATCCTGACAGGCGGATTTCATATCCGGATATTTATCATTTTCCATGACTGTGGACATGGCGCATTTTTTAAATCACGCAAGGCCAACGACATTTTGGGATTTATCTGCGGCGTGCTGACCTTCACCCCGTATTACCACTGGCGTCATGAACATGCCCTGCATCACGCGACGGCGGGCAACCTGGATGCGCGCGGTTCCGGGGATGTGTGGACCATGACGGTGACTGAATACCAGGCGGCCTCACGCTGGAAACGGTTTGGATATCGAGTGGCCCGCCATCCCGTCGTCCTATTCGGGATTTCCCCGTTGCTTTTGTTTCTCGTCCGACACCGGTATCCCGCCGCCAAGGCGGCGAAGCGGGAGCGGAATTCGGTGCATTGGACAAATCTGGGAATTTTGGGAATGATCCTTGGACTCAGTTCGATCTTCGGTTTGGGGACGTGCCTGCTGCTCATGACCGCCGTAGTGCTGGTAGCCTGCTCAGCCGGAGTGTGGCTGTTTTATGTGCAGCATCAATTTGAAGGCGTCTATTGGGAACGCAGTGAGCAATGGGATTATGCTACGGCGGCGTTAAAAGGCAGCTCCTTCTACAAGCTGCCCAGGGTTCTGCAATGGTTCTCCGGCAATATTGGTTTTCACCACATCCATCATTTGAGTCCACTGATTCCGAATTACCATCTGGAAAAATGCCATCATGCGGAGCCGCTGTTTCAGACGGTCAAGCCCGTCACGCTATTCGCCAGCTTAAAATCACTCAGATACCGTCTTTGGGACGAAAAAAACCGTCGCCTCGTAGGCTACAATTACCTGCGCACGTTGCAAAAGTAACCAGCAGTTCGTGGAGATCACCAGCGCTTACCGGAAGTAGGGATCAGGACGCCTTAGGCAGGGTGAAATGGAACACGGCGCCTTTACCCAATTCACTCTCCAACCACACTTCGCCGCCATGAGCTTGAACGATGTGTTTGACGATGGCGAGCCCCAGCCCGGTGCCGCCCGCGTCGCGAGAACGGGCGCGATCCACCCGATAGAAACGCTCAAACACTCGCGCTTTGGCTTCCGGGGGAATTCCCGGACCGTCATCCTGCACCCAGATTTCCACCCTGCTACCGTTACATAGGCGGGCCCCCACAACGACGCTGCCGCCGGAACGACCATACTTGATGGCATTTTCCACCAGGTTGAAAAGCACCTGTTGCAGGCGATCAGCATCCGCCATGGCGGCTAAAAGCTCTGGTATTCGGTTGGTAATCACGGTTTGTTTTTCCCGTGATCGGGCATCAAGGTCATCCACCACACGGGTGGCAACCAAGCGCAAATCCACCGCCTGAAGGTTGAGAGCGATCTGGCCGGATTCCAATCGGGAAATCGTCAGTAAATCTTCAATCAGAAAGGTGAGGCGGTCGGCATGTTTGTCAATGGTATGGAGAAAGCGGCGGGCGAGCTGGGGATCGTTGACCGCGCCATCAAGCAGGGTTTCGACAAAGCCCTTGATGAGCGACAGGGGCGTGCGTAATTCATGACTCACATTGGCCACGAATTCCTGCCTGGTGTTTTCAAGCTGTTTCATCCGCGAAACGTCATGGAATACCAGCAGCACACCCTCCGGCTGACCGGGCGTCCCGCCAAACGGGGAGGCGTTCACCTGCAAAATGCGATCCGGTTTGCTCACTGATTTCAATTCGGCGCCACTAATACTCCGTCCCGCCAGTACCTGTTGCACCAAAAGGTCGAGTTGTTCCCAATGAAACGCTTCGGAAACGGTGCGGCAGCAAGGATTGTCTGTGACGCCAAGCAAACCGGCCAAGGCCGTGTTCAGCAGCCGCACCCGACCACCGCCGTCCAGCAACAGCACGCCTTCGGTCATGCTGTCAAAGAGAGTTTGCAACCAACGATTGTCGCAATCAGGCATCGGGTTGGAACTGGCAGACAGATCGAACATAAGTAAATGAAAATCGGATCAGACTATCTTTCAACAAAACGATAGCCGACCCCGCGAATGGTTTCGAGGTATTTGTCCGCCGCGCCAATTTTACTCCGGAGCCGCCGCATGTGAGTATCCACCGTGCGGGTGTCAATCATGGAATCATACTCCCAAACGTCCCGCAATAATTGATCCCGGGATTGCACTCGCCCGCGCCGCTGCGCCAGAGTAATCAGCAGCTTGAACTCGGTGATGGTCAGGTCCACCGGCTTGCCCCGCACCAATACTTCGTGCCGCGAGATGTCAATGCACAGGTCGCCGTACTTAAACTTTTCCAGCGGCTCATCGGTGGTTTCGGTCCAGCGCAGCAATTTTTTGACGCGCAACACCAGTTCGCGCGGACTAAAAGGCTTGGTAATATAATCGTCCGCGCCAAGCTCCAGCCCCAACACCCGGTCAATTTCCGCCGCTTTGGCAGTGAGCATGATGATGGGAACACGAGCCGTGAGCGGATCCCGGCGCAAGGTTTTGCAGACTTCCATGCCATCCACCTCGGGTAACATCAAGTCGAGCAAAATCAAGTTGGGAATCAGCACCCGCGCCTTGCGGAGCGCCTCCGCGCCATCTGCCGCAGTAACTACGTCAAACCCGGCGGAACGCAGGTTAAACTCAATGAGTTCGATGGCATCTGGCTCGTCGTCCACCACCAGAATTTTAGGTTTCATATATTAGCACTGCAATTTCAGGATCAGGACTTTCTCCCAAACCGTGGTCACTTTGCGCCTCGTTCGCGACATTCACTTGTCTAAAATGTTACAATTGCGTGACAAAATCCAGCAGAAAACATTACTCGGTAACCGCCTTGCCCGTATGTCGGATGTCGCACGCTTCGCACAGGAACACCACGTCCTCGGCAATATTCGTGGCGTGGTCCGCAATGCGCTCCAGGCATTTGGAAATCACGATCAAATTCAAACCGGGCGCAATGGCCTTTGGATGGTCAGTCAAATACACGATCATATCGCGTTGCACCTGCTTGTGGATGGCGTCCACCGCCTTGTCACGCGGAATCAAAGCGCGCGCCAATTCCGGTTGTTTATTAAGAAAAGAGTCAAGCGCGGGCTTGAGCAAATCCATGGCCAGATCGGACATGCGCACCAACTCAACCAGAGAATGGAACTGAGGCGTTTTGTTTAATTCCCGAACGCGGCGGGCGATGGTGGTGGCCTCGTCGCCTACCCGTTCGAGATTACGCGAAATTTTCATCGCCACAGTGATCAGGCGTAAATCGGTGGCCAGCGGCGCCTCCGTCAGCAGTTTAATGGCCAGTTCATCCACTTCCTTCTCGAGTTCATCCAGCAATGAATCCTCCTGCTCCACTTGGTTGGCCATGGCCTCATCACGATCCACCAGAGCTTTCACCGCCTGGGTGACCGCGCGCTCGGCATATATACCCATGGTCAGGAGCTTTTCTTTCAACCCCATCAGTTCCTGATCAAAATGTCGTTGTGCTGGTTCGATCTGCTTCTTCATGCGTTTACCACTCAATACTTACCACCGAATTGCTCGTTTGCAAAAGGGATTGCGATCATTGTGACGCCTTTGGCTGAATCACGGCCACGGTCGCCAAGCTCAATCTCAGCAAGCACCGGGCAATCCGCAGCCAGTTAATATCTCTATCCATAATTACCAATCGCTAGTATCATCGCAAACGTCAACTATCGCTCCACGTCTGCTTGCAGTTCCTGTCGCATAATAACGGCTGCGCCAAACGTGCAGGCGGCTTTGCCCAGTTGCGAATACACCAAGGGCGGAACCCCTTGATCCAAGGAATTGAGGTGCTTGGCCAAAATGTCTTGAATTTCGGCCTGGATGAGTTTTTCGGCGGCATCCACCACTGGTCCGCCTAACACCACTTGCTGCGGTTGCCAACGCTGGATGAGCAAGACAAGCAGCGTGCCCAAGTGCCGCGCCGCCTCACGAGCCGCCAATACCGCCAGCGGATCATCCTGCTTTATCGCCTTGCGCCAATCGTCCAATCCCACCGTTTCTTGTCCCGCCAGCATTGAATCAGCACCGTTTTTCAAACCGGCTTTCACTTGTTGGAGAATGGCGCGTCCGCTGGCTAGGGAATCCACACAGCCGCTTTGCCCGCAAGGACAACCCGGCCCTTGCGCGGATACAACACCATGGCTGATCAATGGAAAGGTCACCGCCGAGTCATAGGCGATCCGGCCTGCTTCGATTATGCCGCCATGAACTCCATGCCCAATGAAAATGGCCAACAACCGCCCGCTTGAGGGTTTGACATCCGCCACACTCGCTCCCAGCGCCGCCAGATTGCCCGTATTTTCCATCCGGACCGGTAACCCCAGCCGCAAGGACAATGCTTGAACTAATTCCAAGGTTGGCCATCCAAACAAGCGCCATTGGGTAACTGGACCCGCAGTCGTTGTCACCACGCCAGGGACGCCTACCGTCACCCCGGCGATACTCTCCAGCCGCAAGTCCGCTTCGTCCACCGCCTCGCGCACACTGCGCTCAATCCGGCCTAATACGGCGTCCACGCCACGATCCGCCTTCGTGCTAAGGCGCACGGTGGCTCGTTGGCCGAGATTGGCATCATACACAGCCGACTGGATCTGCCATGCATCCAGTTCCATTCCCACCCAATGAATTGCGTTTTTTGAGGATGTTTTCACAAAAGACACCGGGCGGCCTTTCCTTCCCGCCGGGCATGGCTACTGCATGCCGACGGGAATTTCTTTTTCTTCAACCACATCAAAACGAATCACCACTTTGTCTGGAAACCCTTTGGGCGGTGCTTTACCGACGGTGGTGGCGCCAGCCATCACTTGTTTCACTGAGGTATCCCAACGATCGTTGCCCGAGCCTTTTTTCCATTCGTAACTCACGATTTTGCCCGCCGTGTCCAAGCGGGTTTCGACCTCGGCGACAAAGCCGTTGTCGGCGACATCCGCCGGCCGTTGCCACTTGGCGCGCAGCACATTTTCAATCTGGGTTTTGTAATTGGCCACCGGATCAGCACTGCCCAATATTTCATCACCAAACACAAAGGCACCCGAGTCAATCACTGGCGGCGGTGGCGCGGCGTTGCCCAAATCCACCGGCGGCGGCGGCGGCACAAAACGGGCCGTCGTCGGAGCAGCAGCTTTGGCCTGCTCAATGACTTTGGCCACATCCACCTTTTTGACTACCTCCTTGGGTTCGTCCTTCTTGGCGGCTTTTACTTTTTCTTTCTCGCCACGCACCAGCGAGACACTCAAATCCTTGGCTTTCTCACCGAAATACCCTTGGCTGGCCGCCCAGAAACCCACGCCGAGAAACAGGATGACGTGGACGACGACGGAGATGATGATATTCGTCTTGGTGGCACTGGACTTGCGGCGGGTGGAACGATGCGAAATGGTTTCCATAATCAGTTGCTCAAAGGTTTAGACATCATGGCGGCAGAAGGACGATCCGTGGCCAACCCCACTTTTTGAATGTCGGCACGCTGTAAAATGTCAAACACACTCACCATCACCTGGTACATCACGGCGCTATCGCCATGCACCACAACGCTGGTATCTTTATCGCGGCGGCGCTGCAGTTTCAACTCAGCCGTCAACGCGTCAGGCTGAAGCTCCTTGCCGTTCAGAAAAATCCGGCCATCCGATTCCACGATGATGAAATTGGGGCGTTTGGCGGCCGCCTTCTGTTGAGGGGGAGTCTGTTTTGAAGGCAGATTCAAGTCAATGTCGTTCACCATCGGAGCCGTCGCAATGATGAAGATCACCAGCA from Verrucomicrobiota bacterium includes the following:
- the phoU gene encoding phosphate signaling complex protein PhoU translates to MKKQIEPAQRHFDQELMGLKEKLLTMGIYAERAVTQAVKALVDRDEAMANQVEQEDSLLDELEKEVDELAIKLLTEAPLATDLRLITVAMKISRNLERVGDEATTIARRVRELNKTPQFHSLVELVRMSDLAMDLLKPALDSFLNKQPELARALIPRDKAVDAIHKQVQRDMIVYLTDHPKAIAPGLNLIVISKCLERIADHATNIAEDVVFLCEACDIRHTGKAVTE
- a CDS encoding translation initiation factor, whose amino-acid sequence is MNTSADHASLGPNPFASLSSVGLPPGPTGNTKAPVKNRGRVDILRQKAGRGGKTVTVVANFMGIGLPEKEMLAKKMQKACGVGGTVKDGRIEIQGDKRPEVARILTEAGFRPVFAGG
- a CDS encoding TonB C-terminal domain-containing protein, with amino-acid sequence METISHRSTRRKSSATKTNIIISVVVHVILFLGVGFWAASQGYFGEKAKDLSVSLVRGEKEKVKAAKKDEPKEVVKKVDVAKVIEQAKAAAPTTARFVPPPPPVDLGNAAPPPPVIDSGAFVFGDEILGSADPVANYKTQIENVLRAKWQRPADVADNGFVAEVETRLDTAGKIVSYEWKKGSGNDRWDTSVKQVMAGATTVGKAPPKGFPDKVVIRFDVVEEKEIPVGMQ
- a CDS encoding biopolymer transporter ExbD is translated as MALKKYSKSHHSTMNELNITPLLDLAFVLLVIFIIATAPMVNDIDLNLPSKQTPPQQKAAAKRPNFIIVESDGRIFLNGKELQPDALTAELKLQRRRDKDTSVVVHGDSAVMYQVMVSVFDILQRADIQKVGLATDRPSAAMMSKPLSN
- a CDS encoding PEP-CTERM sorting domain-containing protein translates to MKSIHFYFSDVVMTVGIMAVGVLSASAQTTLYSNTANDLATRFNTETSEVGNQVILAGGLPAKITSFSFEYWGVNFSGGEQAQVRFYANDGVNWDSTFKMPGSLLFDSTPFAVSATSKSLLIFDTDFGSGLLVPNSFTWTVQFSGLGGGATAGVDLFSPPTVGNTLTSYWINNGSSWGLRTSTNSMNINFGAEFAGTSVPEPGVYALSGLGLALMFWFRSKRR
- a CDS encoding response regulator transcription factor codes for the protein MKPKILVVDDEPDAIELIEFNLRSAGFDVVTAADGAEALRKARVLIPNLILLDLMLPEVDGMEVCKTLRRDPLTARVPIIMLTAKAAEIDRVLGLELGADDYITKPFSPRELVLRVKKLLRWTETTDEPLEKFKYGDLCIDISRHEVLVRGKPVDLTITEFKLLITLAQRRGRVQSRDQLLRDVWEYDSMIDTRTVDTHMRRLRSKIGAADKYLETIRGVGYRFVER
- a CDS encoding fatty acid desaturase; amino-acid sequence: MMNVDSELVKCPVETQAWKAIVAKYQQPTLARSIWQVVNTLVPFALLWYLMYLILSVSYWLLVPLVILTGGFHIRIFIIFHDCGHGAFFKSRKANDILGFICGVLTFTPYYHWRHEHALHHATAGNLDARGSGDVWTMTVTEYQAASRWKRFGYRVARHPVVLFGISPLLLFLVRHRYPAAKAAKRERNSVHWTNLGILGMILGLSSIFGLGTCLLLMTAVVLVACSAGVWLFYVQHQFEGVYWERSEQWDYATAALKGSSFYKLPRVLQWFSGNIGFHHIHHLSPLIPNYHLEKCHHAEPLFQTVKPVTLFASLKSLRYRLWDEKNRRLVGYNYLRTLQK
- a CDS encoding ATP-binding protein, producing MFDLSASSNPMPDCDNRWLQTLFDSMTEGVLLLDGGGRVRLLNTALAGLLGVTDNPCCRTVSEAFHWEQLDLLVQQVLAGRSISGAELKSVSKPDRILQVNASPFGGTPGQPEGVLLVFHDVSRMKQLENTRQEFVANVSHELRTPLSLIKGFVETLLDGAVNDPQLARRFLHTIDKHADRLTFLIEDLLTISRLESGQIALNLQAVDLRLVATRVVDDLDARSREKQTVITNRIPELLAAMADADRLQQVLFNLVENAIKYGRSGGSVVVGARLCNGSRVEIWVQDDGPGIPPEAKARVFERFYRVDRARSRDAGGTGLGLAIVKHIVQAHGGEVWLESELGKGAVFHFTLPKAS
- the ychF gene encoding redox-regulated ATPase YchF, with the protein product MLKAGIVGMPNVGKSTLFNAVTRTRKAEAANYPFCTIDPNVGVVTVPDDRLAVLAKIAGTNVIIPAAVEFVDIAGLVKGAAQGEGLGNKFLSHIREVDALVQVVRCFEDANIHHVAGTVDPVRDIGIINTELVLADLESVQKRLERVAKDAKRGDKAALAEQGVLQKLEPVLDSGKPAILADLTPEDKVLSRPLFLLTDKPTIFACNVKENELATADRNPYVVKVREYARTHLACEAVVISAHIESELIDLSLEEAKTFLAELGVKESGVGELIRATYHLLGLRTYFTAGEKETRAWTIRTGDTAPQAAGVIHTDFERGFIKAETVAYTDLVTCGSVAAAREQGLYRMEGKGYVVEDGDVMLFKFNV
- a CDS encoding YhcH/YjgK/YiaL family protein, whose protein sequence is MILDNLSQWHRYTALGTRFEKAFHYLETVSPDTPLGRYDLEGEELFAMVSAYPTRSADQFKFEAHRRYADVQFIVAGRERILWVPLASLPTVTEAYNAEKDILFCAPPTSHIPLNMAAGQFAVFFPEDGHAPGLEWGGIGEVLKVVLKVRV
- a CDS encoding ROK family protein, whose protein sequence is MELDAWQIQSAVYDANLGQRATVRLSTKADRGVDAVLGRIERSVREAVDEADLRLESIAGVTVGVPGVVTTTAGPVTQWRLFGWPTLELVQALSLRLGLPVRMENTGNLAALGASVADVKPSSGRLLAIFIGHGVHGGIIEAGRIAYDSAVTFPLISHGVVSAQGPGCPCGQSGCVDSLASGRAILQQVKAGLKNGADSMLAGQETVGLDDWRKAIKQDDPLAVLAAREAARHLGTLLVLLIQRWQPQQVVLGGPVVDAAEKLIQAEIQDILAKHLNSLDQGVPPLVYSQLGKAACTFGAAVIMRQELQADVER